The Labrus mixtus chromosome 14, fLabMix1.1, whole genome shotgun sequence nucleotide sequence GAGCATAGCATGTTTGATAATTGCTATCTTTCTAAGAGTAAAATATCctgataaaaatgtttcaatattGTTACAAACAACAAGGTGAAAGCatgttttaataatttattaaattattactGCAGGTAGCTTCGTCGTCATAACTTGAAAACAACAATATTCCGAGTCACTTGAACGCACCAAAAGTGTTCAGACCAGGTTCTGACTTATTTTGTGAGACAATGAGTAAGTCAGAACCTGTCAGacatcagtcagtcagacatAAAGTACACAATGCTctcataaattaaatattgatttCTCTTCAGCTTAGAATACATTGAAATCGATTTAACTGCGTCTCAGTTTGACTCAATAACTTGTTCCCTTTAACATTACAGGTGTACTGACTTTGGACCATTCGGCCAGTAGATTTCCCTGATCTTagacaacaaaatcatttttaaaccacTGCTAAGAATTTACCATACTGGCTTTCAGAacaagaaacaggaaacaggaagaattTTACTCAAATAGGCAGCTGCTTACTCTGTTTGTCTATGATCTCTGGCAAAATGCTCTTCTGTAGACTTCTAAAAATGACTCTATTATTCTGCTCAATCCCACAGTATACggtttataatataatataatagccTATGATATCATGTAATaacatttaatataatataacataatataatatagcctaatgtaatataatatcaTGTGGTTGTAGATAAATCATTCTATAGGCTCTATTTTCGGGAGGCCTGTAGGTCAGGCCTCAACGCCCCTGttatcaatcaaacaatcaatcgaCAATTAGTCAGCTGTTTAAATCCCTGCAGGAGAAACTTGGACTGGTTTCCTGGCTCCAGGATGGAGGGGTTCCTGAGCACTTTCCCACCGTACCTTGCCTCAGGACTAGCCCAGGACTGCGGCTGGGCAAAGAGAGAGGGCCGCTTCATGACCCCCCAGGGCCTCAACTACCTGGAGCTCTGCAAGGCCATTCTGTGCCAGGTCAACCCGAGCCTACCTCCTCAGTTCAAGAAGGCAAACACCAAAGAGTGCGGCGTGCAGGTCAACGCCAAAGTAGACAAACTCGTGCAGTGCTCGCTGGGACCCAAAACGCTGTTCTGCCCGGAGGGCGATTCTAATACCCCCTCGAAGTCCCCGAAGAGCCCAAATGAGTTCAAACCGGACGAGAAGGCGCCGTGTATGACTCCGCCCGTCAGAAACCTTCGCTTCATGAGGCCCGTTTCCATTTattcacctgtgtttgatcGCAGGAGCCTGCTGAAGACACTGGGCCGTGACCgaggaggaagtgaaggagACACTGAAGACGCCGAGCAAGAGTCCGATAGGGAGGCTGAGACGGATCACAGCTGCGAGGACACTGCAAAGGACATCGAGACAACTTTCAACAGGTCTGCAAAGGGCTCAAAATTTCAGGTGGGCTTCCATGAAAATGacgagctctttttttttttggatttaaatCGACAAAAATGAGCCCATATGTAGCCTGCTTGGATCAGTTGTCATTATGATGTCTTTCGTGCAACATCTAAACATACCACCTTCTTTTCTTAGTTCCTTGAGCAGAGGTATGGCTTTTTCCACTGCAAGAAATGTAACATCCGGTGGGAGAGTGCTTATGTATGGTGCATCTCTGGAAGCAGTAAGGTAAGTGATCTGTTTTTCCATACTGAGAACTTATGTTGAATAACACACAATTTACTTTTATGTTGGGCAAAATAGAAAGACTTTCTGACCCCTTCTTCTTGTCAGGTGTACTACAAGCAGCTCTGCCGGAAGTGCCAGGTAGGGTTTAACCCCTACAGAGTGGAGTCCATCCTCTGCAAGGTACATTCACGGCCAAAAGTACAAACGTTGCAAGAGTTAACCACCTGAGCAGTGGTATAGCGGGGCCTGAAGAAGAGGGtctactctttttatttttctctaatATCCtcccagcagaggataaactgCACAGAAGACTCTCTCTCGCTTATTTtgttaacctaaaaaaaaaacaggcctaATTGTATTTACACATTGACACTCAACTTCTGCTGCTTGACAACTTCAGGGAGCAGGGGAGGTTGTAAAATAAACAACCGCTAGTGTTCTCGGATGACTTTTTGTTGTAACAAGTTGCATGAAACATTGATTTTGCAGTTAAACAGTTAtgtagatacatttttaaacgcTCAGTATCACTGTAAAATGTATTCcctggtcctttttttttcttcttttttttttgcctcaaaAGAGAAAATTCCTGATTCATTTGTACCGTTTGAATCTTATGGTTGTCATGTGTAGCTCACAATCAGGGGATTTAGAAGTTGTTTACCATATGGAGACTGAAAAGTAACTGGTTATACTCTGAATGCCTGTGTATACCCTGCACCTCACTGCACCACAGTACAGCTTtgaactttcacatttctcccCGTATGTCAGGGCTGCTCTCAGACTAACTGCAGCTGCGAGAAGAAGCAGAGGCACATTAACATGAAGAGGCCTCATCGCCAGGACCTGTGCTGTCGCTGCAAGGGCATGAGGCTGTCCTGTGACGCCACCTACAGCTTCAAATACATTGTCTAGGCAGCAGTGCACGATCGCTCTGGTCTGGAATCAATGGCTCATGAAGATCTGGCACTTTTCATTAGGGTCATGATGGCACAGATACTGTACCTGAGTGTTCATGAATGGAAGTTACTTCCTGTAATGCACTCAAAGGGATTTATTTATTCTCCTACCAGCGAGTAGCTGAATCTCTACctggtttgtttatttgaagtAACTTCTACATGAACTGCATTTGTTTCcagaaaactattttttgtaaaaaaatatgaaataaacaaagcatctttaaaatgtttaaaattcttATTGATTATATGAAGTTgcattcagtcatttaaaacCTTGATATTTATCTATATTTAAAATTGCATTAATATTTAGAGCCCCGACAGCTACATTTGATTTGACCTGTGCTGCATAAAATTATAACTAAGTGTACAACcctaaataaattaaacatatcACTGAAAAAGCacataaaaataatttcatgtCTTTTACTTTGACACCAACTTGTACAGAGCATAAACTCAAACAACTTCACAAAGGCTGTAAAAGTATTTACAAGGTGAAAAGAACAACTACAGTCTGAAtctaaaaagctttaaaaatgtgcaatttCTTGTTTggcatgcacaaaaacattctcccacacacaggaaaaaaaaaaaaacatacccgCATGAGCTTAAAGCTCCCTTTTGTACCTCACACAAACGTATCTTTcagataaaatgatttttttgtaaataaatatttaaaacactccatacagtacACGGACGATGCATGCATGGCAGTTTGATTTGAAagaacatcaataaaaaaaccTAAGTCAAATGAGTGATTTGTAGCAGATCAGATATAAATAGGACAAAAGGGTATTTGTACAGCAAACAGCTTTCCGATGGGGGAAACGGTTACAAAAAGGGCCGACGACAGGAGGTGGTGAACTTCAGTAGTAgcacaggttttgttttgaacatcaacaaagagcGCTGAATGTCAGCATTTCCCTTACGTGTAAGGTAACTACataccacacacaaacatatgctACAATGGTTGTGTGTCAATTACTAGTAACAGACACGGACAAAATATCTGAGTGTATACATGCACGGTTGTTTGGCATTTAAACATAAGGTCAGCTTGATACAGTGTGGGACAGAAATCTACAGTGTGTACATTTGCTAATGATGCTAACACTAGCCACAGAGGAGTGCACAGATAATGGCATGATTATTCTACCAATGTTTACAACAGTAGTCAGGAGACAAGCTGCTTCACTGATACAGAAATTTAAACAGAGCCAGGGTAGCACGAGGAATTGCACTCGAATATTCTGCATCTGCTCTGTGTCAATCAGTCTTTCAGTCAGTCTGCACAGGTCAGACTTTTTAGGGAGCATAAGGGACAGGAATACAGTAGAGAGCATTCAACTGGGTCATGCATTGCACAATTTCCTCCAAAGCATCTTAAACAGTAGACAcaacaagagagaaaatgtaatcCAGCCTTGGGCTTTCCCTTCCCAGGAAAAGCTGCAGCGCTCTTCTCTCTCAcagtaacaacaaaaaaaacgaacataatctccttttgttttaaaagcgAATACCAAAATTCCATTTAGTGCAATCGTGAAAAAACTCTACCAGTGACGTAACGTAGTGTCAGGAGTAGTTTTCTCTCTGAAACTACCATCAAACGATGTCCTCAAAGGGGGCAGCAACGAGTCAATCAAGTTCTATCAGGTTGTAAGTTTTTCAGGGAAGCAGGTCCAATCCGAGTTGAAAGCCTTCAAAAGGTCCTCAAGTGCAGTTCAGTTTATGCTGAGTGTTGAGCGTCAAGCATGACTGTGACCAGGAGTACAGCTAGATCCCAACATTAAGCTGTAAAGCAAAACAGGCGCTTGAATAGATACACATTTGATCATCTTTAATCAGCAGGCAGCCATCTGCAGTGTCCAACCGGTCAAGTGATTTATTCCGTCAAGCGTAAATTCAGTACGAAGTTTCTCAGATATTgttgtctcctttttttgtttcaggctTTAAAATTCATAAACATTGAAGCTCTTTCTCTCATCTTCTGTTGAAAGTTTCAGTTCTCAGGTCTGGACATCTGACGGTTCAGTATTAAGGAGCCCCCCTGCTTTCAACAGAGGCAAGGCAGCATGTCCCACCTTCCCCAGGTAGCGAGATAAAGGTGTAGCAGAACCACCTAGGGAGCAGCAACATCCCCATGCTGCAGCCTCTCCTGGGTCAGCGGGACAGGAAGGaggggtgggaggaggaggaggcaggggagagaggaggagagatgaagacgGTGCAGGGCTGTGCGTTAAGACTGACTCGTGGTCTGAATGTAGTGCAGGAAACGGGGTTGGGTTTTTGTACGGAGGGCTGGGAAAATGGGGGAGATGTGAGCCTCTAGGGGGAAggggcaaagtgtttctgtcAGACTGCATGAGCAGGGTGGGTTCTGAGGCCACAGTCGGTAGCATGTGAGACGTGAGGGATGATTTCAGGCGAGGTGAGCTGTGTGATGAATGTCCTCTGAAAGGATTATAGAGCTCAGTGTTTTCATCCAGATAACGCCTCCTCGGCTCTCTTGTGCGTGGCAGTGTAAAGTCAGGTCGGCCTGGTGTGTTTGAGCAGCTCTGCGATGAGAACAGGTCTGGGGGTTTGGCGAAATCGAGAAAAGTGCTAACAGAGTCTACagaagatgaggatgaggagatcAGAGAAAGGTTTGGGTGTAAATCCTGTTCTAGTGTTGGTTGAGGCGGTAACCAGGTATCTGTCTGGAGCTGAGCAGTCGGGGCAGCAGACAtacaggaggagggaggggccAGGTGTGCGGGTGCTGGATCTCCTCTGTAAGAGCAGACTGAGACGGATGTGGGGATGGTTTTGGAAGTGTCAATGGTTGAAGTAAGGGCGGGGGAGGAAGGGGTGGGGGGCTCCTGAGGTCCTGTCAGAGGCTGGTCCCGGAGACGCTGGAGTCGGGGAGGTAGGTTGTGACGACCCGGTAACCCTGGGCGCGGCGGATCATGTCGCGGATCTCCCCGTTGAGCTCCAGCAGCTTGGAGCAGATCAGGCTGAGGTCCTGGCGGGATCCGACAAGGGCGATTGTTCCAGTCTGGCCCAGAGTCTGGTGCCGGAAGTAGACATTGAGCAGTGTCTGGACCTCGCTCTCTGAGCTCCCACCGAACACTCCACAAGGCCACTGCCTCCTGAAACAAGATACAAAGGAAGGTTTGATAGGTCAATTTGATGGGTGAACATGTGCAGAAGTATGTGAAGAAAATACAAGTCGGATGAGGATGTGCATTTTCAATGGATACAATCATACCTTGATATTTGACAATGTTcaaaaagagggaaaataaGGCTTGAAGAAACCTTGACAGGGTGATGCGGGACCCTCATGTGGAGGGTATAAAGAAATGAATAATTTCACACAAATATTGATTTGGTAAGGATTTTACTGATGTCACTTTTATATTATTCTTGTGCTAAAACAGAGTCTGCTATGTTCTTTATTTGGAATGCGACTTAGCAACTGTATCTAAATTGGCTTCTTAAAACTAGCCCCCTAAGCTGTTTCAGTAGATATTAAACTCAACAGTTCCTTTCAAAGGGAAGTGACACGAAGTGATCTGGACTGCAAGAAGCACCGCAAGACCTGCTGAGGTTTTCTGCACCGTAACTGTCAAAGTCTGTTGACATAAACCAGGCTATACAATGTTCTGTTCAGTGCTTACCTCATTTCTTTCatcttcaaatgtgtttatttctgtctaACAGCTAGTTAGAGACCTGAGAGTGCACTTAAAGTATTTACCAAAGCAGTGTTATTAGCACCAAAACAACAGTCAAGATTTCAGCTATATAAAGCACCTGCTAGACTTAAAGCAATACATGAACTTCAACATGAATCTCACAGATGTAACCGACTTTTTTCTATTCCAAGACATTTCAGAGAGACAGAATACAACTTAATTGTGggacataaaaacaatcaatattTAAGAGTATTTATATGTCAGCATAAATCTtggatattgatgatgatgtcatctggcAACCTGTATTTAGTGTAGAAAAGTTGCACACCTGCACTCCTGGATGTAACGCACAGCTTTGGTGAACTCGTGGTTCTTAAGGCACTCCAGTATGGCCTGCACAGCTGCCTCAGAGGTGGGGAAGCTGGGAACAACCACGGCTGCCACCTGGGTGGCGTGCGCATGGGTGTGGGCCAAGAGTTTGTGTTCCAGGTCACTGGCCACGGCCGCCTCTGCTACCTGCAGGCTCGTCTTCAGATCAGTGAGCTCCCGAGACATATTCAGTAGCTATTAAGGAAGGGAGGAAACCAGGAGGTGatttagtgtgtgtgggtgtgtgtttgaatcaaGTAATCAGTGAAGGAACATTTCACATAAGAAGCTTtgagctttttaaacatttatcaaGTAATGGACCGTGATTGGGCAAAAAGGATCATCTGTTGCAGCGTTCCTGAGCATTTGCGTGTGGGGGACGGGGGTTTTTGGTGCATTTCCTTATTGCTTGGTTTCCGTTGTGAAGAATACTTGTCTGgggttatttctgtttttgttttgcttgcaGTTGTACAGCtaacaagctgtttttttttctttcctttgttgaTTTAATTCAAATGATTTCTTTAGTGCTAACCCCATGCTGCTGTAATTTGGTCAGTCTGCAATATTGAGCATGCTAAACTATGTAAAGAGTTGTGTGAGAGAATTTTAAAAATTTGAACTGCTGAGTGCCTAAAGCAAACAGCAAGTATATTACTTGATTCATTTGTCATTTATATTACTTATATAAATGACACTGACTCCTACTTGTGTAGCCTCCAAATGTGTTTTAACATCCTGTCTTCGTTTGCCATTAGAGGAGGGGCAGACAGGTTATCATTCAGTATTGTACAGATATACAGAGTGTCCATTACATAGTTTGCCTACTAGTTAGCACTAACAATAACATTCTTTCATTATAAAATTGGTCACTTTTCTTTATTACCGACTCTAAATGATCCTTATTGAAAAGCCTTTTTATCAACACTGTAAATGATTTGTTGATGAATTATGATTTGGCTCACCTCAGGCACAGAGCTGATGGCATGAACCTGACCGATGAGTGAGCAGTAGGACTGGAAGAGTAGGAGAAGCTGGAAATGCAGCTTGTAGAGTCTCTGACAAAGCTCCAGTTGCTacaagacattaaataacaaacagggtcaaaaacaacagaagcatGGATCAGATGGACATCGTAATCTAGTCTAGACACTCCATGCAGAAGTCAGACAGACACAATAACAGCTAGTTTAGTTGTCTAGTGCAAAGTAAATTAAgtagtttgtttaaaaaaaatctaaggcAGCGAAGAGAAGAAACTTGTAAGACTTACTGCAAGAGACTCCATTTGCTAGACAGCGAGAGAGCATGTTAGGGCGTCAGAGTGAggtgagaggaagacagagcgtcaatcaaacacatgcacagcacAGCATAAACCATGGCTATTCGCAGTCAGAATTAGTCAACAGTGTATAATAAACCCAGCtactttaaatctatttttgtcCTTGATGCCTGTAGAGAAAGTCAGAAaggcaaaaatagaaaacacagaaaacatgcaaGGAAAGCAAATGTATCAGAGTAAAAGAGGAGCAAAGAGGAACACATATGCAAAGCAGAAATGAAAAGTTACCCATCTGTTGAGTGAGTTCGACTTAAAGCTCTACATATCTGTTATTCTGGATATTTCTGGAGGAAATAACTTATATAAAAGCTGCCCGTACCTTCTCCTCCGAGTCACCCGGCTGGCAGGTAACCACGGTCTCACCGGGGCACCTGGGAAATGTGTCTTTACAGTTCCTCAGCCACTGAACATAAATAGGTAAGGTGACAAGAGAGGGGTTAGAGGTGCAAAAAGGGAACAAATGGTCAACAGTTTGTAAGATAAAAAGATACAATGAGATATTTATCAATAACGTGAAGAGGTTAGATTACCGATACGGCAGCATCTTCTTTGGTGTTGTAGGTATCCAAATACTCCTGCAGCTCCAGCGCAGAGAACTTCATCTTTTCAAGGAGACCATAGGACATGACCtggacagaagaagagatgtggaggttaaaaaataagaaagcaCATAAGACTTATGAAGCAGAAATCC carries:
- the zar1l gene encoding ZAR1-like protein, with protein sequence MEGFLSTFPPYLASGLAQDCGWAKREGRFMTPQGLNYLELCKAILCQVNPSLPPQFKKANTKECGVQVNAKVDKLVQCSLGPKTLFCPEGDSNTPSKSPKSPNEFKPDEKAPCMTPPVRNLRFMRPVSIYSPVFDRRSLLKTLGRDRGGSEGDTEDAEQESDREAETDHSCEDTAKDIETTFNRSAKGSKFQFLEQRYGFFHCKKCNIRWESAYVWCISGSSKVYYKQLCRKCQVGFNPYRVESILCKGCSQTNCSCEKKQRHINMKRPHRQDLCCRCKGMRLSCDATYSFKYIV